The following proteins are co-located in the Deltaproteobacteria bacterium HGW-Deltaproteobacteria-2 genome:
- a CDS encoding cell division protein FtsZ: MFELTEICSENLAKIKVIGVGGGGGNAVNTMIASSLGGVDFINANTDSQALGVSNAPIKIQIGTQITKGLGAGSNPEIGKQSALESRDEIRPFLEGADMIFITAGMGGGTGTGAAPVIAEIARECSILTIAVVTKPFQFEGKKRNIQAEEGIAQLRDIVDTLIVVPNQRLLSLGGRNLSLLEAFKKADDILYQAVKGISDLILVPGLINLDFADVKSVMSNMGIAIMGTGMASGENRAVEAAQRAISSPLLEDNTIQGARGILLNITGGPDMSLYEVNEASSLIQEEADEEANIIFGTVIDQNMQDEIRITVIATGFDNISKKKESLGNVTHLGGYRRDDLATPAFIRRGKTQNNLNFTNMNINDETDNMSDIQIPTFLRRQAD; this comes from the coding sequence ATGTTTGAATTAACGGAGATATGTAGTGAGAATTTGGCGAAAATAAAGGTGATTGGCGTAGGCGGTGGCGGCGGGAACGCTGTCAATACAATGATCGCGTCGTCTCTGGGAGGCGTCGATTTCATTAACGCCAATACGGATTCACAGGCGCTCGGCGTATCCAATGCGCCAATTAAAATTCAAATTGGTACACAAATAACAAAAGGTCTGGGGGCCGGTTCCAATCCTGAAATCGGCAAACAATCGGCTTTGGAATCCCGCGATGAAATCCGGCCGTTCCTGGAAGGTGCGGACATGATCTTCATTACTGCGGGAATGGGCGGAGGAACGGGAACAGGCGCGGCTCCCGTGATCGCGGAAATTGCCCGCGAATGCAGCATTCTGACAATTGCTGTGGTTACCAAGCCTTTTCAGTTTGAAGGTAAAAAACGTAATATTCAGGCTGAAGAAGGGATCGCACAATTGCGGGATATTGTAGATACGCTCATAGTTGTTCCTAACCAACGCCTTTTGAGTTTGGGTGGCCGCAATTTGTCGCTTTTGGAAGCTTTCAAAAAAGCAGACGATATCCTTTATCAGGCGGTTAAAGGTATATCGGATCTGATTCTGGTTCCGGGACTGATTAATCTTGATTTTGCCGATGTGAAGAGCGTCATGAGCAATATGGGTATAGCCATTATGGGTACCGGCATGGCCAGCGGCGAAAACCGGGCGGTAGAAGCGGCGCAGAGAGCGATTTCATCTCCTCTTCTGGAAGACAACACTATCCAGGGAGCGCGTGGAATTCTGCTCAACATCACCGGCGGACCGGATATGAGTCTTTATGAAGTTAATGAAGCCTCATCGTTGATTCAAGAGGAAGCGGATGAAGAAGCTAATATTATTTTCGGAACGGTAATTGATCAGAATATGCAGGATGAAATTCGTATCACGGTCATTGCCACGGGTTTTGATAATATATCAAAGAAAAAGGAATCACTGGGAAATGTTACGCATCTGGGCGGTTACCGACGCGATGATTTAGCGACGCCTGCTTTCATACGCCGGGGGAAAACACAAAACAATTTGAATTTTACGAATATGAACATTAACGATGAAACCGACAATATGAGCGATATACAGATTCCGACGTTTTTACGCCGTCAGGCCGACTAA
- the ftsA gene encoding cell division protein FtsA: MGKRSNVIVGLDIGTTKTTAVVGEVTETGINIIGVGTSLAKEIRKGTVVNIDSMVESIKTAVEEAEHMSGCRINSVYVGISGSHVKGQNSLSIVSIKGREVSESDVQRAIEAAKAIAIPVGREIMHILPQSYVIDGQEGIKDPIGMSGVRLEAKVHIVTGATSAIQDIVKSVNRVGLDIDDVVLEQLAAGEAVLSSDEKDLGVVLLDIGGANTSVTIFSEGSIKHTAILPVGGNYLTSDISTGLRTPLGDAEKIKLKYGCALTSMIPKDETINVPSLGGREDREVSRQILGRIIEPRMEEILNLAYKEVVRFGFEDLLAAGVVLTGGTSLLYGITELAEQIFDMPARKGIPIGIGGLSDIVNSPAHAIGVGLIIYGNSQLDGDSIYRNTTNVFGKMIRTAKKMFSEFF; this comes from the coding sequence ATGGGAAAGAGAAGCAATGTCATAGTCGGGCTTGACATCGGAACGACAAAAACCACGGCTGTCGTCGGGGAGGTTACCGAAACCGGTATTAATATCATTGGCGTCGGGACATCTCTGGCCAAAGAAATAAGAAAAGGAACAGTTGTCAATATTGACAGCATGGTGGAATCAATAAAAACGGCGGTGGAGGAAGCTGAACATATGTCCGGATGCCGCATCAATTCTGTTTATGTCGGAATTTCCGGAAGCCATGTTAAAGGACAAAATTCGTTGAGTATCGTCTCCATAAAAGGCAGAGAAGTGAGTGAAAGCGATGTACAAAGAGCGATCGAAGCTGCCAAAGCCATTGCCATTCCCGTAGGCAGGGAAATCATGCACATTCTTCCCCAGAGTTATGTAATTGACGGCCAGGAGGGAATTAAAGACCCTATCGGGATGTCCGGTGTCCGGCTGGAAGCTAAAGTGCACATTGTTACAGGAGCCACTTCCGCTATTCAGGACATTGTAAAATCCGTAAACCGTGTGGGTTTGGATATTGATGATGTCGTTTTGGAACAATTGGCCGCCGGTGAGGCAGTGTTAAGTTCTGATGAGAAAGATTTAGGTGTCGTTCTGCTTGATATTGGCGGAGCCAATACTTCAGTTACAATTTTTTCTGAAGGCAGCATCAAACATACGGCGATATTACCGGTTGGCGGCAACTATCTTACGTCGGATATTTCAACAGGGTTGCGGACACCATTGGGCGATGCGGAAAAAATTAAACTTAAATACGGATGTGCTTTGACTTCCATGATTCCCAAGGATGAAACAATCAACGTGCCCAGTCTGGGCGGCAGGGAAGACCGCGAAGTGTCGCGTCAGATATTGGGGCGCATAATCGAGCCGAGAATGGAAGAAATTTTAAATCTTGCTTACAAGGAAGTTGTCCGTTTCGGTTTCGAAGATTTACTGGCAGCCGGAGTTGTTTTGACCGGCGGAACGTCGCTTTTGTACGGTATCACTGAACTTGCTGAACAAATTTTTGATATGCCGGCTCGCAAAGGTATTCCCATTGGTATTGGAGGCCTTTCCGATATTGTGAATTCACCGGCGCATGCTATAGGTGTCGGTTTAATTATATATGGGAATAGTCAATTAGATGGTGATTCCATATACAGAAATACGACGAATGTTTTTGGTAAAATGATAAGAACGGCAAAAAAAATGTTTTCAGAATTTTTTTGA